From a region of the Pseudodesulfovibrio senegalensis genome:
- a CDS encoding class I SAM-dependent methyltransferase, whose product MTNRSSIFADIAAGENRVEVTVQGRTWLLDRAGDLEALWDAMDDAVLDDDERLPYWVEVWPASVLLGRWIERNHDAVAGRNCLDLGCGLGLTGMIAAEQGARVVAFDYEWPAVRFARHNASLNRVPQPLWTVMDWRSPAVRQGAFDFIWGGDVLYEKRFFDPLVNLFRHALAPDGRIWVGEPVRTVSRPVWPRLEALGFSPRKLTTEKVELCGQNPTVNLWEITL is encoded by the coding sequence ATGACGAACCGGAGCAGCATATTTGCCGATATTGCCGCAGGGGAAAACCGTGTGGAAGTGACTGTTCAGGGCCGTACATGGCTTCTGGACAGGGCTGGCGACCTGGAAGCCCTGTGGGATGCCATGGACGATGCTGTTCTGGACGATGATGAGCGACTTCCCTACTGGGTCGAGGTCTGGCCGGCCAGTGTGCTTCTTGGGCGCTGGATAGAACGCAATCATGATGCCGTGGCCGGCAGGAATTGTCTGGACCTCGGATGCGGCCTTGGCCTGACAGGGATGATCGCTGCCGAGCAGGGGGCCCGGGTCGTGGCTTTCGACTACGAATGGCCTGCCGTGCGTTTTGCCCGGCATAACGCGTCGTTGAACCGCGTGCCCCAACCGCTTTGGACGGTCATGGACTGGCGCAGTCCGGCTGTGCGTCAGGGCGCGTTCGATTTCATATGGGGCGGCGATGTCCTGTATGAAAAACGGTTTTTCGATCCGCTGGTCAACCTGTTTCGCCATGCATTGGCTCCGGACGGTCGCATCTGGGTCGGAGAGCCGGTGCGAACGGTCTCAAGGCCTGTCTGGCCCCGGCTGGAGGCGTTGGGGTTTTCCCCGCGCAAACTGACAACGGAAAAGGTTGAGCTGTGCGGCCAGAATCCCACAGTGAACCTTTGGGAAATAACTCTTTGA
- the nikR gene encoding nickel-responsive transcriptional regulator NikR: protein MGKTIRFGVSLDSDLLTKFDELCRERSYQTRSEAIRDLIRNTLVQKEWEDASGELAGTLTLVYDHHQSGLAQRLTEIQHEAHHVIQTTMHIHLDHHNCLEVIVLKGEAEVIKALGQKLISTKGVKHGNLSLTTTGKELI, encoded by the coding sequence ATGGGCAAAACGATCCGATTCGGTGTCTCGCTGGATTCCGACCTGCTGACAAAGTTCGATGAGTTGTGCCGCGAGCGCAGTTACCAGACGCGCTCCGAGGCCATTCGGGACCTGATCCGCAATACGCTGGTGCAAAAGGAGTGGGAAGACGCTTCCGGCGAACTGGCCGGGACGCTTACGCTGGTCTATGACCATCACCAGAGCGGGCTGGCCCAGCGGCTGACCGAAATTCAGCACGAAGCGCATCATGTGATTCAGACCACAATGCATATCCATCTCGACCATCACAACTGCCTGGAAGTCATCGTGCTCAAGGGCGAGGCCGAGGTTATCAAGGCTCTTGGACAAAAACTCATTTCCACCAAGGGCGTCAAACACGGAAACCTTTCCCTGACCACCACGGGCAAGGAACTTATTTAA
- the folE2 gene encoding GTP cyclohydrolase FolE2: MEDVQNAQPGISMPIDKVGVKDLRLPLTVRHKAKGTQHTIAKVDLSVDLPAEFKGTHMSRFVEAMEDWAEDLDYGSFKTLLRDIVERLNARSAHCRLVFPYFLRKTSPKSGARGVMDYKCRVEGEYTDGKLLFTLGADVPVMTVCPCSKAISDEGAHSQRAVVRIRCRFDGFVWLEDIIEIAEKAGSCPVYTLLKREDEKHVTEAAFANPCFVEDVVREAARGLKEHPQVSWYRVEVESYESIHNHSAFAVIESE, translated from the coding sequence ATGGAAGACGTACAAAACGCGCAGCCGGGAATTTCCATGCCCATCGACAAGGTGGGGGTCAAGGACCTGCGCCTGCCGCTCACCGTGCGGCACAAGGCCAAGGGCACTCAGCATACCATTGCCAAGGTGGACCTTTCCGTGGACCTGCCCGCCGAATTCAAGGGCACGCACATGAGCCGGTTCGTGGAAGCCATGGAAGATTGGGCCGAGGACCTGGACTATGGGTCCTTCAAAACGCTGCTGCGCGACATCGTGGAACGTCTCAACGCCCGCAGCGCGCATTGCAGGCTGGTGTTTCCCTATTTCCTGCGCAAGACGTCGCCCAAGAGCGGCGCTCGCGGGGTCATGGACTACAAGTGCCGTGTGGAAGGGGAATATACGGACGGAAAGCTGCTGTTCACGTTGGGCGCGGACGTGCCGGTCATGACCGTGTGTCCGTGCTCCAAAGCTATCAGTGACGAAGGAGCCCACAGCCAGCGCGCTGTAGTGCGCATTCGCTGCCGCTTCGACGGGTTCGTGTGGCTGGAAGATATTATCGAGATAGCGGAAAAGGCCGGGTCCTGCCCGGTATATACGCTGCTCAAGCGCGAAGATGAGAAGCATGTGACCGAAGCTGCATTCGCCAACCCCTGTTTTGTGGAGGATGTGGTGCGAGAGGCCGCCCGGGGGCTCAAGGAACACCCTCAGGTTTCATGGTATCGTGTGGAGGTGGAGAGCTACGAATCCATTCACAACCATTCCGCGTTCGCAGTTATAGAGAGCGAATAA